CCTTGCCGTTGTACGTGTTCGTCCAGGCCACGATGTAATTCATCGTGGTCGCCTTGCCGTCGCGATTCTTTACCTCTTGCGCACCACGGGCCAGGGGCCGTGCCGTATCCAATAGTTGCCCGGCGCTGTTGTTGTAAAGTTCCTCGTTGACCGTGGTCCAGTTTTCCAGGGCCTTTGTAATCGGACTTTCGCGATCGACGAACGTTATTGCGATAGGCTGTTGTGGACCGTGCCCCGTGCTTTGCAAGCCGGTGAACTCGAACCATGGCGTGACGTTCGGGTATCCCTCGCTACGATAACAGTGCATACCGCAGTGCAACACCACGGCAGGCAATCCCGCGCGGTGCGGCTTGAGGATGCCATCGATGACCTGTATATCTTTCACATCCGATGAGCACTCGTCGTGAATGATCACGTCGAAGCCGTCGGCCCAATCGGGGTTGTCATACACAGGATTCTTATGCGCTGTGGTCTTGTCTGGGTCGTAGGCGATGGTCCACACGACATTCGCCCGGGCCGAGATCCCTGCGGTCAGAATGTCTTTCTGCTTGCCGTAATCGTGACAGCACCCACCGAGGACCAACAGTGCCCGGATCGGCTTCGTATCTGCGCCACGCACCGCGCCAGAGAGCGCCACGAGCAGGCAAAGCGAGACCGCAACGCACCTACTCAAATCCAATCCCCTCATGCAAGTTCTCCCTGGCAACCTTGATAATGTTGATGGCGGAAACGTACTGCCCACCGAAAATGGGCCCGTGCCCAAATGCTGTTCAGCATTGACCTCATGCGGTCCCTCAGGGACACGATTTCGATCTGCGATCATCGCCCGAGGAGACCCGCTTGGCAAGCGTAGTGCTTGCTTGGACGTAGGCACCGTGCCAGACTAACGCCCGGCCGGCCGCGCCGGTGCGTACCAATTGGTGGATTCGGCGGTGATTTCCGGCCACATTTCGTCGCAGGAGGTTCAATCCATGGGATGCAGCACCCATACACCGGCTATCTTGGCGCAGCATTTCGCAGCTGTTTCTTATGAGGGATGGCGTGCGTGGCGCGTTATCGCCGGATTGGCCGCCACGATGTTCTTGCTGCTCTTTTCGTTGGGCGCACTGCGTGCCGAGGAGCCGGCCTTGGAAAAGCAGACGATCGCCTACAAAACCGTCGGCCCGACGAAGATTCATGCCGACGTCTATCGTCGTAATGATGACACGCCACGCCCGGCTGTTGTGTGGATCCACGGCGGCGCCCTGATCATGGGCAATCGCGACGGGATTCCTCGCGAGATCCGTCAACTTTGTCGGGAGCAGAACTATGTCTTGATATCGCTCGACTATCGCCTAGCACCTGAAATCAAACTGCCGGGAATCATCGAAGACATTCAGGACGCGTTTCGTTGGATTCATACCGACGGCGTCCGACAATTCCACGTCGACCCGGCCAAGATCGTGGTGAGTGGCGGATCAGCCGGCGGCTATCTCACGATGATGACGGGCATCTGCGTCGAGCCACGCCCCCGGGCGCTAGTCACCTATTGGGGCTATGGCGATGTCGATGGTCCTTGGTATGTCACGCCGTCGGCCCACTACCGACAACAGCCGCTGATTTCGAAGGAGGATGCGTACCGCGTCGTCGGTGGCGAGGTGCAGACCGGCAGCGATAGTAAACCGCGTGGCACTTATTATCTATATCTGCGCCAGAACGGCTTGTGGACGCGCGAGGTCACGGGCTTCGATCCAGACACGGACAGCGCCAGGCTCGACCGCTACTGCCCGGTGCGTAACATCACCCCGCAATATCCTCCGATCCTGATGATCCACGGCACGGCCGACACCGATGTTCCCTATCAGGAGTCGGCCGATATGGATAAGGAACTAACAAAGCAGGGCGTAGCGCACGAATTCGTCACTGTCGAAAAGGGCGGCCACGGCCTTGGCGGCGGCGACCCCCAGGCGATTTCCGCTGCCCATCAACAGGCACTCGCCTTCATCCGCAAACACTTGGACTGAAGTGCCGTGTTCCTTAAGCGTTTTCCACAGTGCAACCGTCGGTTCTCTAGGAACTTCTGATCGCAATGAATACGCGAACCATATTTTGCATTCTTGCACTTCCCGCCATTCTAGGAAGTGTCGCTACTTCTCAATCCGCATCGGCGCAGGATAGTAAGCCGCCCGGCGCGCAGCCCGAAGAGTTTGCCGGGGCCGACTGGTCGCAGGTGGGCGCCGACAGTGGTGGCAAGCGTTTTTCTGCACTACGGCAAATCAACAAAGACAATGTGCAAAAACTCGAGGAGGCGTGGGTTTACCACACACATGACGCCGGCGAGAAGACAACCATCGAATGTACGCCGATCGTCATCGACGGTGTTATGTATATCACGACCGCGCGTACCAAGGTCGCTGCGCTCGACGCGGCGACTGGCCAAGAAATCTGGCGATTCGATCCCTATGACGACGATTCCAAGAAGTGGATCAGGGCCTCCGGTGGCGTGAATCGCGGCGTGGCCTATTGGTCGGACGGCCACCCGGGCGGTGACCGCCGGATTCTAGCGGGCCTATCGGATGGACGCTTAATTTCACTGGACGCCAAAACGGGACGACTCGATTCCGGCTTCGCGACGAATGGACAGCTCGATCTGCGCAAAGGCATCGAGCGCGACATCTCGAAAATGTCATACGGTCCGACGTCGGCTCCGATGATCTTCGAGGACGTGGTGTTTCTGGGATTTTCCAATGACGAAGGCCATCCAGGATCACCAGGTGACATCCGCGCCTTCGATGTGAAAACTGGACAACAGCGCTGGCGGTTTCACACCGTACCGCGGCCGGGGGAAGATGGCTACGACACCTGGCCGCCGAATGCTTGGGAACGGCGCGGTGGTGCCAACGCCTGGGGTGGGCTGACACTTGATAAGGCCAGTGGCATGTTGTTTTGTGGCACTGGTTCGGCAGGCGCCGATTTTTACGGTGCAGACCGCACAGGCGCGGGGCTCTTCGCCAATTGCACGCTTGCCTTGGACGCGCGCACGGGTCGTCGCGTCTGGCACTTTCAGACGGTGCACCACGACCTTTGGGACCATGACAATCCTTGCCCACCGGTAGTCGTCAGCGTGCAACACAAGGGCCGTACGATTGCCGCCGTCGCGCAGCTGACGAAGACGGGATACTGTTATCTTTTGGATCTTAAAACGGGATCGCCGCTCTTTCCCGTGCGCGAGCAACCGGTGCCTCCCTCGGACATTCCCGAAGAGACGGCGTTCGCCACGCAGCCCATCCCCGACAAGCCCCCGCCATTTTCTCGGCAGACGTTCACCGATGACGATATCACTACAATTTCGCCGCGGTCCCGCGACTTTGTGCGTGCCGAGCTAAAGACTCTCCGCTACGGACAAGCCCATATACCACCGAGCGTGCAGGGCACTGTGGTCACTCCGGGCTTTCACGGAGGCGCGACATGGAGCGGTGGCTCGTTCGACCCGTCGACAGGCTATTTGTACGTAAACTCTAATGAACTTCCGGCCATCATCGCCATGCACAAGGATGAGCATGGTGGATACCGATTCGGCGGCTACCGGAATTTCGAAGACGACGCCGGCTATCCGGCAATAAAGCCTCCTTGGGGACGTTTGACGGCGATCGACCTGAACAAAGGCGAGTTCGCCTGGCAGGTCGTGCTGGGAGAAGTCCCGGCATTGATCGCTCGCGGCATAGCTCCGACCGGCACGGAAAACTTCGGCGGTACGATTGTCACCGCCGGCGGGCTGGTGTTTATCGCAGGCACGAAAGATGAAAAATTCCGCGCCTTCGACAAACACAGCGGCAAAATACTGTGGGACCATCAGCTCGACGCGGGAGGTTACGCCACGCCCTGCACTTACGCGGCGGGCGGACGACAATTCGTCGTCATTGCTTGTGGCGGCGGTGGCAAATTGAAAACCAAGTCGGGCGATGCATTCGTTGCCTTTGCCTTACCGCAGCCGGGTACTAAATAGCTGTTTCAAATCCCCCTCACCGCCAGCAGCATGGCACGGCCCAAAGACCCGTCGGATGGTTGCGATGATAGAAATCGTCTTGCGACCCCCAGGGGCGTCCACGTTGCAACTGGCGGCAGTTGTCGCCGGCGCTCGGGCAGCGCTCGAAAAGATTGCGGTGCCAAACAGCTCGAGACATGTCACCCAACGAAAATAGAGCGTCCCCGCTGGTGATCCTTCCGAACGCGAATCGTCACTGGCGAGTGCCTGGCGCCGACCCCCGAGATCGGCACCGAGGTAAGTAGCAATGCTACCGTGGCCAAAGTGTTCCGAAGGTGGCACAACAAATCCAACGAAAACGCAAGTATTAATGTATTTTCCATGCGCCGCACGGGGCACAGCTCGTACTAGCGGGCAATAAATACTGCGGCAACGGCCCGATGGGGACGTCGGTGAATCGGCCCTGTTCAACGCGCCCCGTCGAATTGTCCAGGCCACGACTGACGGTTTGAATCGGCCGCCGCTCCGCTGCCTGCCGATCGAGACCACGTCAACGGGCGGGCACCGGGCAAGCCAACTGGCCTGTTTTGTTATGGCGGTTTTGCTAGGCTGCATTTGGGTCGTCCGGGCCAGTAGCCACGATTTCGGATGCCCAACCATCACGCAGGGGTTAGCAACATGAGATGTGGTACTGATGAGTCGTTTATTTTTAATGCTGTTTCTCGCCTGCGCTGCTTCCGTTACTAAGTGCCCGACCGCCCTGGCCGGGCCGATCGCCGTCCCCGCCGGTTTGACTGCCGGCGACCAATATCGTTTGGTCTTTGTCACCAGCACGTCGACCAATGCCCTGTCGAATAACATTGGCTACTACAACTCGTTTGTGACCAATGCCGCCGATCTAGATCCCGCGCTTGTCGCGCTGGGGACGACATGGACAGCGCTCGCCAGCACTCCGACAGAGTCCGCCCGCGATAATACGAACACCAGCCCCTCCTCGATGAGCGTGCCCATCTACAATACGGCAGGCCAGCTTGTCGCGACTTCCAACGCCACTTTGTGGGATGGCAGCATCGCGCATTCAATCGCGTTTGACGAAAATGGCGTGCCGCCAATCCCAGGCTACACCGAGGTGTGGACAGGCACGGGTACTTCGGGTGCCCCCGATGATCCTTCCGATCCGCTCGGCACAGCGATTCCCGTTTGGGGAGATACCAAGTCTGCCATGTCCAATTGGATCGACACGGGCGGATACTACGAGGCTGCCGGGAACCACACCATGTACGCCATCTCTGGACCACTTACCGTGGTGCCGGGGGACGTAAATCGTGACGGCGTGGTTAACGGTCTTGATATCAGCGTCGTGGCCAGCAACTGGTTGCAAACCGGCATGCACATGCCCGGCGAGTCGAGCAGCCAGCAAGTGGCGAATGGCCTCGCGATCAGCTTGGTAAATTCAAACTGGCTAAAGACCGCCGGCGACGCGACTACCAGCAGTATGGTCAGTGCGTCTGGTCAAGTGAGCGTCGTCCCCGAGCCCGCAACAATCGTCACGGCCGCAATCGGCGGACTTGCGTTAATGGCCTGTCGCCGCCGAAGGGCGTGACACATCGGTCCTCTGCCGTCGTTTCAAACCGTGGCCCTGGCTCGTCTCGAAAACCTTAAAACCGTCCATCGGCGGGACTCTGCGTGTCGACCAATTCACGAGGGTCCCAAAAAACACCTCAGGGCTCGCGACGACGAACCCAGTCCGCGTTAAGTGAAATCCAGTTCGCGAATGGATCATTCGCCGGCCAGGAAGGCCGTGGACTACTGCTGGTCAACCTATGCCAGTACATGCTGACCCGCGGCAGCGTGACCTCTAACCCAAATCCCGAATTATGCGGCCCGTACTCAGTTTCTGTTGCACCTGCTGGAATTCGTCCCAATAGTCGCGGCTGAAATCGATCCCCAGATGAAAGAGGATCGTCGCCGACAGATCGGCCGGCGACACGGGACGATCCTTCACAAAGGCCCCGATCCGATTCGTCTCGCCATATACCTGGCCTCCACGCACGCCGCCGCCGGCCAGTAAGACGGTAAAGGCATGAGGCCAGTGATCGCGTCCGCTCTTTTCGGTCATGCCATTCTGTACGATCTGTCCAATGCGAGGCGTCCGGCCGAACTCGCCTGTCACCACGATGAGCGTCGTTTCGAGCAACCCACGGTCGGCCAGATCTTCCACCAAAGCTGCAAAACTCGCATCGAACGCCGGCGCCAGGCGATTCTTGAGCGACGTGAAATTGTGATTGTGCGTATCCCAGAAAGGGGAGACCTTTTCGTCTCGGCTGTCATCGTCCCAATTGACCGTGATCAACGAAACACCGGCCTCGACCAGTCGTCTGGCCAGTAGCAGGCTTTGCCCGAACTTTCCGCTGCCATAGCGAGCCCGCGTTGGCGACGACTCCTTGTCGAGTCGGAACGCCTCGTGAGCCCGCAGGTCGCCAAGCAGCGAAAAGGCCGTGTCGGCATGGTTGGCAAATGTCTGCACGGTTGGCTCGCCTGCGAGCGACAGGGGCAGCACGTTTTGCAACTGGTGCAGCAATTCGCGGCGGGCTCGCACTCGATCGACCTGCACGTCGGCGGCCAGTCGGATGCCCTGTACCTCAAATCCTTCGTCGCTAGGATCGCCTTGGACAAGGAACGGATTGTGCATTTCGCCCATCCGCCCGCCCGTCTGGCCGGCAATGCGTTTGTCCTGTCCGCCGAACTGCGTGTACCACGGCAGCACCACCGAAGATGGTAATGCAGCGCGGCGCTCGGCGAAGCGCATCGTGAGGGCCGCCAGCGATGGCCAATCCTCCGAACGGGCCTGATCGGTCACGGGCGGACCGAAATACGGCCGTCCAGAATACATCTCGCTGCATGCCGGGCCATGCACTGGCATGCGATGCTCCATCGAACGCAGCAGGCAAAGCTTATCGATTTGCGTTGCCATCCGCGGCAGATGTTCGCAAATCTGGATGCCCGGCACGCTAGTTGAGATCGGCTCGAAGTCGCCGCGAATTTCTCGGGGCGCCTGCGGTTTCATATCCCACAGATCGATGTGGCTGGGGCCACCGAAAAGGAAAATGAAGATACACGAATTGTGCCGACCCCGCGCGGGTGCAGCATCAATGGGCTCGGCGGCGCGTAAGCGCGCTAAATCGAAGCTGCTGAGCCCCAGTTGGCTCAATCCGCCTATACGCAGCAACTCGCGCCGCGACAGCGGACTGCCAGACGTAGTTTGCTGCTCGGTCGCTCGGAAAATCGAAAACATGGCAAACCATCGGCCAGCGAGAGGCCACGTATATTATGTCAATTCCAACCGCCTGGGCCCACGACGGCGATTATCAATTTGCAGTTTCCGCTTGTGAATGGCTTACTGTCAACTGACTTTTTCCCAAACCGACTGAGTCTGGATCCGGGCCAAAGTCGCACTAAACGCTGAAGGTTGACCAGATACTCCCGATGCTGCAGGAGGAGCGTAAATCGACTGAGACACGTCTCGTCCGATGTTTTAGGTTCGCTGAGACGTCAACGTGTGGTCAAGCCGCAAGCATCCAGGAAACGAGCTTTATTCGGCCTAGTTCAAAGGTAAGGTCGCCCGGACTAGCCCGACCCCGCGTCTGCGCCATCGGAAGTAACGCCGGAAACATGACCCGATGGCAAAATGCGTCCGGAATCGTCAAAGCTCGCTACAGGCTTGTTCTTGGGAGTCGACCGACAGCGGGGTCGGCCCTGGCGATGATCTCGTCGATGACCGCCGTCTTGGCGTCAGCATAGTTCTGGATGTACGCCCAGTCTTGCGATGCGAGCTCGCGCTTTTTGGACTCGTAGAGCAGGCGGTCAGCAGCATCGGATCGCAGGTGATTCCGAAATCGCAGCATGCGGTCGACTTCTGGGCAGCCGACTGTGAAGACGTGCAGGTTCACATCCGTGTCGGGCCCTTTGAACATCCGGTGTTCCCACCAATCGGGCTCACGAATGCGCAACTCATATCCGTTTGACTCAAGCGGTGTCACGTAGGCCGGCTCATCATTTGAGTCAGCCACTTCCATCAAGATGTCGATGATCGGCTTGGCCGCAAGACCAGGCACCGAAGTTGAGCCTACGTGCTCGATAGTTATGGCCTTGTCGCCAAGCACTTGCGTGACACGTGCCGCCTCTCGCGCAAACATGTCGGGCCAAGCAAAGTCATACTCGGCTAAAATAACAGGTCCGCCATGCAATCTGGCACCCCCGATGGTGCGTGCTTCGATGTCTGCTTCGATCGCGGGCATCCGTTCTTTTTGGGGGTCTTCCATATGCTCGACGATTCGGTTAGCGGTGGTATTTCATGTGTGCCGCCGTCAGCAGCGACAACGTCGAGCGTTCGAGAATGGCTGCGGCTGTGATGGGAAATGAGACACGGCATTACCGCAAGGGGCGACTTAGCCAGAAAACCAGACCGCCGGCACGACGGGCACGATCGCAAACACGATATAGGTCACAGCAAGTCCAATCAAGGTTGTCGGTTCAAGAGAAGAAAGCCGCCAGTACTCTCGACTACGAATCGTGGGCCGTGCCTTTCCTAGCCATCTGAGCGCGACGCAAATACCAACGAGCACGGCGGCAAACACTCCTCGTCCAGCCCACACGCGATGCTCGTCCGGAACCATCCCCCAACGCATCGTTCGCTCCTCGTTGCACCGCGAACCGGATCTTTCGTCCGTTGAGCTTCGTTCAGACTTTGCCAGATGTTCGCTGGCCATCATGACAATGTCAAAGTCCGATGTCTGGAACTAGGAGATGTAGCTGACCGACATTTATTGCTGGGCCAGGGTTATAAACGGTGTTGATCGGGGATCGATTGCTGCTTCTTTTCTTCGCGCGAAGCGCTTCGTCATTTCTTCGACGTTCATGCTGGCAAACGCCTTGCGACAGATCGCCATGCCAGCTTCGCGGTCAGTTTCCTGCGCTGCCTGACGGCTCTTAAGAATCGTCAGAGCGCGCGGCAGATCACCCAATACGGCCAGCGGTCTTTCCCCGATCCTGGCGGCATTTTCGTGCGCCAGGGAAAGAAAGCGATGTCAGGCGCCGGTTCCGGGCGGCGAAAGACCAGGTGGTAGGGAGTCCAGCCCCCATGCAAGCTTGGGCCATCGCGATGAAGCTCAACCGTCATAAAAAAGTCGCCTTGCACGCGCAACGTCAGCGGATCGAGGCACGTCGCGGTA
This genomic stretch from Pirellulales bacterium harbors:
- a CDS encoding alpha/beta hydrolase, whose protein sequence is MGCSTHTPAILAQHFAAVSYEGWRAWRVIAGLAATMFLLLFSLGALRAEEPALEKQTIAYKTVGPTKIHADVYRRNDDTPRPAVVWIHGGALIMGNRDGIPREIRQLCREQNYVLISLDYRLAPEIKLPGIIEDIQDAFRWIHTDGVRQFHVDPAKIVVSGGSAGGYLTMMTGICVEPRPRALVTYWGYGDVDGPWYVTPSAHYRQQPLISKEDAYRVVGGEVQTGSDSKPRGTYYLYLRQNGLWTREVTGFDPDTDSARLDRYCPVRNITPQYPPILMIHGTADTDVPYQESADMDKELTKQGVAHEFVTVEKGGHGLGGGDPQAISAAHQQALAFIRKHLD
- a CDS encoding DUF1501 domain-containing protein; translated protein: MFSIFRATEQQTTSGSPLSRRELLRIGGLSQLGLSSFDLARLRAAEPIDAAPARGRHNSCIFIFLFGGPSHIDLWDMKPQAPREIRGDFEPISTSVPGIQICEHLPRMATQIDKLCLLRSMEHRMPVHGPACSEMYSGRPYFGPPVTDQARSEDWPSLAALTMRFAERRAALPSSVVLPWYTQFGGQDKRIAGQTGGRMGEMHNPFLVQGDPSDEGFEVQGIRLAADVQVDRVRARRELLHQLQNVLPLSLAGEPTVQTFANHADTAFSLLGDLRAHEAFRLDKESSPTRARYGSGKFGQSLLLARRLVEAGVSLITVNWDDDSRDEKVSPFWDTHNHNFTSLKNRLAPAFDASFAALVEDLADRGLLETTLIVVTGEFGRTPRIGQIVQNGMTEKSGRDHWPHAFTVLLAGGGVRGGQVYGETNRIGAFVKDRPVSPADLSATILFHLGIDFSRDYWDEFQQVQQKLSTGRIIRDLG
- a CDS encoding ThuA domain-containing protein, whose amino-acid sequence is MSRCVAVSLCLLVALSGAVRGADTKPIRALLVLGGCCHDYGKQKDILTAGISARANVVWTIAYDPDKTTAHKNPVYDNPDWADGFDVIIHDECSSDVKDIQVIDGILKPHRAGLPAVVLHCGMHCYRSEGYPNVTPWFEFTGLQSTGHGPQQPIAITFVDRESPITKALENWTTVNEELYNNSAGQLLDTARPLARGAQEVKNRDGKATTMNYIVAWTNTYNGKAKVFATTLGHNNQTVADPRYLDLVTRGLLWSVDKLDDAHLKPAK
- a CDS encoding pyrroloquinoline quinone-dependent dehydrogenase, producing MNTRTIFCILALPAILGSVATSQSASAQDSKPPGAQPEEFAGADWSQVGADSGGKRFSALRQINKDNVQKLEEAWVYHTHDAGEKTTIECTPIVIDGVMYITTARTKVAALDAATGQEIWRFDPYDDDSKKWIRASGGVNRGVAYWSDGHPGGDRRILAGLSDGRLISLDAKTGRLDSGFATNGQLDLRKGIERDISKMSYGPTSAPMIFEDVVFLGFSNDEGHPGSPGDIRAFDVKTGQQRWRFHTVPRPGEDGYDTWPPNAWERRGGANAWGGLTLDKASGMLFCGTGSAGADFYGADRTGAGLFANCTLALDARTGRRVWHFQTVHHDLWDHDNPCPPVVVSVQHKGRTIAAVAQLTKTGYCYLLDLKTGSPLFPVREQPVPPSDIPEETAFATQPIPDKPPPFSRQTFTDDDITTISPRSRDFVRAELKTLRYGQAHIPPSVQGTVVTPGFHGGATWSGGSFDPSTGYLYVNSNELPAIIAMHKDEHGGYRFGGYRNFEDDAGYPAIKPPWGRLTAIDLNKGEFAWQVVLGEVPALIARGIAPTGTENFGGTIVTAGGLVFIAGTKDEKFRAFDKHSGKILWDHQLDAGGYATPCTYAAGGRQFVVIACGGGGKLKTKSGDAFVAFALPQPGTK
- a CDS encoding PEP-CTERM sorting domain-containing protein gives rise to the protein MSRLFLMLFLACAASVTKCPTALAGPIAVPAGLTAGDQYRLVFVTSTSTNALSNNIGYYNSFVTNAADLDPALVALGTTWTALASTPTESARDNTNTSPSSMSVPIYNTAGQLVATSNATLWDGSIAHSIAFDENGVPPIPGYTEVWTGTGTSGAPDDPSDPLGTAIPVWGDTKSAMSNWIDTGGYYEAAGNHTMYAISGPLTVVPGDVNRDGVVNGLDISVVASNWLQTGMHMPGESSSQQVANGLAISLVNSNWLKTAGDATTSSMVSASGQVSVVPEPATIVTAAIGGLALMACRRRRA
- a CDS encoding GrpB family protein; its protein translation is MEDPQKERMPAIEADIEARTIGGARLHGGPVILAEYDFAWPDMFAREAARVTQVLGDKAITIEHVGSTSVPGLAAKPIIDILMEVADSNDEPAYVTPLESNGYELRIREPDWWEHRMFKGPDTDVNLHVFTVGCPEVDRMLRFRNHLRSDAADRLLYESKKRELASQDWAYIQNYADAKTAVIDEIIARADPAVGRLPRTSL